The following are encoded in a window of Bacillus sp. SORGH_AS_0510 genomic DNA:
- a CDS encoding peroxiredoxin, producing MSSNGGGLVDFRSHQDGCHLPSCAQTMDIAPLFTAEAYDNVEKKIKAVSLESYRGQWVILFFYGSDFTFVUPTELAAVAAIHDQLKVIDAEVLGISTDSVYAHKVFTEVSPSASKVKFPLLSDRNLEISKAYRVLNENLGSTFRATVIVDPDGTIVTKMVYPLEVGRNVYEILRILQGIQHARRTQEGVPANWVPGQPGIVRDPKYIGRI from the coding sequence ATGAGTTCAAATGGGGGTGGGTTAGTGGATTTTAGAAGTCATCAGGATGGATGCCATCTTCCTAGCTGTGCACAAACGATGGATATTGCTCCATTATTTACGGCAGAAGCTTACGATAATGTAGAGAAAAAAATAAAAGCGGTTAGTCTTGAAAGTTATCGTGGGCAATGGGTAATTTTATTTTTTTACGGAAGTGACTTTACATTCGTTTGACCGACAGAATTGGCAGCGGTCGCTGCTATTCATGATCAATTGAAAGTAATAGACGCTGAAGTATTAGGTATTAGTACTGACAGTGTGTATGCTCATAAGGTATTTACAGAGGTGTCTCCTTCAGCATCGAAGGTGAAATTTCCGCTGTTGAGTGATCGAAATCTTGAAATTAGTAAGGCATACCGAGTACTGAATGAAAACTTAGGTTCAACCTTTAGGGCAACAGTTATTGTGGACCCAGATGGTACGATTGTTACAAAAATGGTCTACCCTTTGGAGGTAGGGAGAAATGTGTATGAAATTTTGCGCATCCTCCAGGGAATTCAACATGCTAGAAGGACGCAAGAGGGAGTACCTGCCAATTGGGTTCCAGGTCAGCCGGGAATTGTTAGGGATCCCAAATATATTGGGAGAATATAA
- a CDS encoding MarR family winged helix-turn-helix transcriptional regulator gives MINDIAKEYLALIPNLFGSFKELNKGSVNLSHMQNHVVEFMYMQQRPLNIKEISSGLNIAKQQLTNIISDLEAGGYLSKVPDTKDKRAVLVSLTPKGKEIEEKKWTEIYQKFSHNLAKLTDEDQLDLSFALHKVNVLFKKMEES, from the coding sequence GTGATTAACGATATTGCAAAAGAATACCTGGCTCTGATTCCTAACCTTTTTGGAAGTTTTAAAGAACTGAACAAGGGATCAGTAAACCTATCACACATGCAGAATCACGTGGTCGAATTTATGTATATGCAACAGAGACCTTTGAACATTAAAGAAATCAGCTCTGGTCTTAATATCGCAAAGCAACAACTAACAAATATCATTAGTGACTTAGAAGCAGGAGGCTACTTGAGTAAGGTGCCTGACACCAAAGACAAACGAGCGGTACTGGTGTCCCTAACCCCAAAAGGGAAAGAAATTGAGGAAAAAAAGTGGACCGAAATTTATCAAAAATTCAGCCATAATCTAGCAAAATTAACCGACGAAGATCAGCTCGATTTAAGCTTCGCTCTTCATAAAGTGAATGTATTATTTAAAAAAATGGAGGAATCATGA